A section of the Diabrotica virgifera virgifera chromosome 8, PGI_DIABVI_V3a genome encodes:
- the LOC114334433 gene encoding ADP-ribosylhydrolase ARH3 has protein sequence MSIIKHFTMAKMEAAVLKSKFKGCLLGALVGDCTGSPFEGDTITHGDKLIIQKYFDRMQDPTFSAPYKSYTDDTAMMKSVAKFLTDKPEPDYKFLARLFVNEYFKEPKRGYGQSIVDVFRKLKNTKYEDVFKPAKEQFLGEGSFGNGGAMRIAPVALYFHDNYKAMVEAATNATKLTHTHILGVNGAILQSIAIQLALKCDPEAKIDAERFCAELYRRMRKVERVEEDLDDIEEDESASRRAYQDKIRIVEYLIGKKDDDELDEEVILTLGNGISAYESVPTAIYCFLKALKEIPHIQTDNIFRRTIQHAVTLGGDTDTIACMAGAIAGAYLGEEAINPILAKNCEFSKEIVEVAENLYTAKEGPP, from the exons ATGTCTATTATCAAACATTTTACAATGGCTAAAATGGAAGCCGCTGTGCTGAAAAGCAAATTTAAAGGGTGTCTTCTCGGAGCCCTCGTCGGAGATTGTACTGGTTCCCCGTTTGAAGGAGACACCATCACCCATGGAGACAAATTGATCATTCAGAAGTATTTCGATAGAATGCAAGATCCTACGTTCAGCG cTCCATATAAATCCTACACAGATGACACAGCTATGATGAAGTCAGTAGCTAAATTTTTGACTGACAAACCAGAACCGGACTACAAATTTCTCGCTAGACTATTTGTTAATGAATATTTCAAGGAACCCAAACGCGGATATGGACAGAGTATTGTAGATGTTTTTCGTAAGCTGAAAAATACCAAATATGAAGATGTTTTCAAACCAGCTAAAGAACAATTTTTGG GTGAAGGATCTTTTGGCAATGGAGGTGCAATGAGGATAGCACCCGTAGCCCTTTATTTCCATGATAATTACAAAGCCATGGTTGAGGCTGCTACAAATGCCACAAAATTGACGCATACTCACATATTAGGAGTCAATGGGGCCATTCTGCAGTCTATAGCTATCCAACTTGCTCTGAAATGTGATCCAGAAGCCAAGATTGATGCTGAGAGGTTTTGTGCTGAACTGTATAGAAGGATGAGAAAAGTTGAGAGAGTAGAAGAGGACTTGGATGATATTGAAGAAGA tGAAAGTGCCAGTAGAAGAGCTTACCAAGATAAAATAAGAATTGTGGAGTACTTAATTGGCAAAAAGGATGACGACGAATTAGACGAAGAAGTTATATTAACTTTGGGAAACGGTATAAGTGCCTATGAATCTGTTCCTACAGCCATTTATTGCTTTTTGAAGGCCCTGAAGGAAATACCACATATCCAG ACTGACAACATATTCAGAAGAACCATTCAGCACGCAGTGACGTTAGGAGGTGATACAGACACCATAGCTTGCATGGCAGGGGCAATTGCTGGGGCCTATTTAGGAGAAGAAGCCATTAATCCGATTCTTGCTAAAAATTGTGAATTTTCTAAAGAAATAGTTGAAGTGGCGGAAAACCTATATACTGCAAAGGAAGGACCGCCTTAA